A genomic stretch from Microplitis mediator isolate UGA2020A chromosome 10, iyMicMedi2.1, whole genome shotgun sequence includes:
- the LOC130675912 gene encoding uncharacterized protein LOC130675912, producing MAVVAGEVIYIVDCIPVEIKIQKFDGCYNRMSMLRGNQRQFLTSRTHVIINYATELPCNCPLLQHYELGSTWYKFMLRAIETLSTNTLEPNTTMTWRDQGPTNLATGGIDEVVMVTMVQQIINGNRGSSSSINTLSKEILEHLVKIARSTTWEKFIGFDTWWVGIIEIVMLLRTIQLIADTVIRGYALYSVYGKSLSLAGVFGDSLIYLLHVGRQREAELNVSPQVPVKKMEKGDKLIPPAPKIYPILHKAAMT from the coding sequence ATGGCGGTTGTGGCAGGAGAGGTGATTTACATCGTGGACTGCATTCCAGTGGAAATCAAGATCCAGAAATTTGACGGATGTTATAATCGTATGTCCATGTTACGGGGCAATCAACGACAATTCTTGACCTCAAGGACACACGTGATAATCAACTACGCAACAGAGTTGCCCTGCAACTGTCCGCTTTTACAGCATTACGAATTGGGCTCGACTTGGTATAAATTTATGCTAAGGGCCATTGAGACGTTGTCTACAAACACGTTGGAGCCTAATACAACGATGACATGGAGAGATCAAGGACCCACCAACCTAGCAACTGGTGGGATAGATGAAGTGGTTATGGTAACCATGGTACAACAAATCATCAATGGTAATCGAGGGTCATCTTCTTCAATCAACACCCTCAGCAAGGAAATATTAGAACATCTGGTCAAAATTGCAAGGTCCACAACCTGGGAAAAGTTCATTGGATTCGACACATGGTGGGTCGGTATTATTGAGATCGTCATGCTTCTTCGAACGATCCAGTTGATAGCAGACACCGTAATCCGCGGATATGCTCTGTACTCAGTCTACGGGAAGTCATTGAGCCTCGCAGGAGTTTTCGGGGACTCGCTGATCTACCTGTTACACGTAGGTAGGCAGAGAGAGGCCGAACTGAACGTGTCTCCACAAGTTCCAGTAAAGAAGATGGAAAAGGGGGACAAATTGATACCACCGGCACCCAAGATCTATCCGATCTTGCACAAAGCCGCCATGACCTGA